The Microbacterium horticulturae genome has a window encoding:
- a CDS encoding glycosyltransferase family 4 protein — MHRPENDTAAVRLIEQVWPMVIQKVPDARLRIVGANPSAHLIQVAARAVRVEVLGYVQNIEAEYDRSLVAFATLWSGAGVKFKTIDALLSGCAVIGTTIGVEGIGDESWFWSVSNSPEALAEATIDAFCNPEEARKLASASAEVARGFYAQKAQYAAMAELYDL, encoded by the coding sequence ATGCATCGACCTGAGAACGATACAGCCGCTGTACGGTTGATTGAACAAGTCTGGCCGATGGTCATTCAGAAAGTACCCGATGCACGTTTGCGAATTGTTGGAGCTAACCCCTCGGCGCATTTGATACAAGTAGCCGCGCGTGCTGTACGCGTCGAAGTATTGGGTTACGTGCAAAACATCGAAGCCGAGTACGATCGTTCGCTCGTGGCGTTCGCGACGCTCTGGTCGGGCGCGGGCGTCAAATTTAAGACGATAGATGCTTTGCTATCCGGTTGTGCAGTAATTGGCACCACAATCGGCGTGGAGGGGATCGGAGATGAGTCCTGGTTCTGGAGTGTCTCAAATAGTCCCGAGGCCTTAGCAGAGGCCACGATCGACGCATTTTGTAACCCTGAGGAAGCGAGGAAGCTCGCATCAGCCTCGGCCGAAGTGGCTCGTGGGTTTTATGCGCAGAAGGCGCAATATGCAGCGATGGCGGAACTCTACGACTTGTAA
- a CDS encoding polysaccharide pyruvyl transferase family protein has protein sequence MNVAAFWWSPARDLKLLRRELRRNPGTWFRLIAKSKQLPRNFGDELTPFVLRHLTGHNVRWAAAAEARFVATGSIIEYVAKRAHRGPVVWGSGLREPLASTQERDMVRSRLGNIVAVRGPNTRDALGLPLDTPVGDPGVLAPSWKPRQGSRRSGVVYIPHFRSWSSRAGREHLRRAQASHTLSVVPPTLPLRHVLAEISNADLVVSSSLHGLICAHSYGTPAIWVDIPGAGKEPLFKFRDYFDSLAVGLDVSPIAAVEALRLPNSVRDIAADRASRLQMATESAADRLAAALKSIASDL, from the coding sequence ATGAATGTCGCCGCCTTCTGGTGGAGTCCAGCCCGCGACCTGAAGTTGCTGCGGAGGGAACTTCGGCGGAATCCAGGTACGTGGTTCCGATTAATAGCGAAGTCGAAGCAGCTCCCACGAAACTTCGGTGATGAGCTCACGCCATTTGTTCTTAGGCATTTGACGGGGCACAATGTGCGGTGGGCAGCTGCCGCTGAAGCGAGGTTCGTCGCAACCGGTTCGATCATCGAATATGTGGCTAAGCGCGCCCACAGAGGCCCAGTTGTGTGGGGGTCGGGACTTCGCGAGCCCTTAGCATCTACGCAGGAGCGGGATATGGTTCGATCGCGTTTAGGCAATATCGTGGCGGTCCGGGGACCGAATACACGGGACGCGCTTGGACTCCCGCTTGATACTCCGGTGGGCGACCCAGGCGTTCTCGCACCATCCTGGAAGCCGCGGCAGGGTAGCCGTCGGTCGGGCGTGGTGTATATCCCTCATTTCAGGAGTTGGTCAAGTCGAGCTGGCCGCGAGCATCTGCGGCGGGCACAAGCCTCGCATACGCTATCGGTGGTTCCTCCGACCCTTCCGTTGCGGCACGTCCTGGCGGAGATCTCGAACGCGGACCTGGTCGTTTCATCGAGTCTTCACGGCCTCATTTGCGCGCATTCTTATGGTACGCCGGCCATCTGGGTAGATATTCCGGGAGCTGGCAAAGAGCCACTTTTTAAATTTCGGGATTATTTTGATTCGTTAGCCGTCGGGCTAGATGTTTCTCCCATCGCTGCAGTCGAAGCCTTGCGTCTCCCGAATTCTGTCCGAGATATAGCGGCGGATAGAGCCTCTCGACTTCAGATGGCGACCGAGAGCGCAGCGGATCGACTGGCAGCTGCTTTGAAATCGATAGCAAGCGATCTATAG
- a CDS encoding lipopolysaccharide biosynthesis protein, which produces MMDSPPPRGGSNSLGSKAARGAATMLLGQLSRVVVQMLSVVVLGRLLSPSDFGVLAMVTAVVGVGGLLRDFGLGQAAIQAKSISTAQKSNLFWLNSAVGLSVALIAFWCAPLISSVYRMGSLAPVVQALSIVFLLGGMATQFRAELSRNMQFRRVIISEASAQAVGVCLAVGLAVLGFGYWALVAQQLADATIVLILSAVLSRWWPHKPSRQPMSLFLRYGWGLLGTQVILYISQNIDSFLIGRRYGATTLGEYNRAFQLLMLPLNQISAPATKVALPVLSRLRDEPIRFDDFLLRANLLVGGTVIVGLSFAASQSHALVLILLGPQWGSAADLFRLLAIAGCFQALSYAVFWVFLASGKTTSNLKFTLITRSCVAILVILGSQYSVEAVAVGYSLGLALSWPSGLLWIRKWGPARRLAIQGFRLLVYGSYVAAASYATLLIPGISNPVVELLLGGCGAIIALVIAFFLFRPMKVDTRSMVHTWNLLKGTGRAAN; this is translated from the coding sequence ATGATGGATAGTCCGCCGCCGAGAGGCGGTTCGAACTCGCTTGGTTCCAAGGCAGCACGCGGCGCCGCCACCATGCTACTCGGACAACTGTCAAGGGTTGTTGTTCAAATGCTGAGCGTCGTCGTGCTCGGTCGACTATTGTCACCTTCGGACTTTGGCGTTCTCGCGATGGTTACTGCTGTGGTCGGTGTTGGCGGTCTTCTTCGAGATTTTGGGCTCGGTCAAGCGGCAATACAAGCAAAGTCAATTTCGACCGCACAGAAAAGCAACCTATTCTGGCTAAACAGCGCCGTCGGCTTATCGGTTGCGTTGATAGCGTTCTGGTGCGCGCCCTTGATCTCCTCGGTATATCGGATGGGCAGTCTCGCCCCTGTCGTGCAGGCATTATCCATCGTATTCCTTCTCGGAGGAATGGCTACCCAGTTTCGAGCTGAGCTAAGTCGGAATATGCAGTTCCGCCGGGTGATCATTAGCGAAGCGTCTGCTCAAGCAGTCGGAGTCTGCTTGGCTGTCGGACTCGCGGTCTTAGGCTTCGGATATTGGGCTTTGGTCGCGCAGCAATTGGCGGACGCAACTATCGTACTTATCCTATCGGCTGTGCTTTCGCGATGGTGGCCCCACAAGCCAAGCCGGCAGCCGATGTCCTTGTTCCTTAGATATGGCTGGGGTCTTCTTGGTACGCAGGTGATACTCTATATCAGCCAGAATATCGATTCCTTCCTGATTGGTCGCAGATATGGGGCGACCACACTTGGCGAATACAATAGGGCATTCCAGCTGTTAATGCTACCGCTTAATCAGATATCAGCGCCAGCGACAAAGGTTGCGCTACCGGTGCTATCGAGACTACGCGATGAACCAATCCGTTTTGATGACTTCTTGCTACGTGCGAACCTGCTCGTGGGTGGCACCGTTATCGTAGGTCTGTCATTCGCTGCGTCTCAATCGCATGCCCTTGTGCTCATTCTGTTGGGGCCTCAGTGGGGTAGTGCTGCTGATCTATTCAGACTTTTGGCTATTGCTGGCTGCTTCCAGGCGCTTAGCTATGCGGTTTTTTGGGTTTTTCTCGCGAGTGGCAAGACAACTTCGAACCTCAAGTTCACTCTGATCACTCGCTCCTGCGTGGCGATACTGGTAATCCTAGGGTCGCAGTATAGTGTTGAAGCGGTCGCCGTGGGCTATTCTCTTGGGCTCGCTCTGTCCTGGCCCAGCGGCCTGCTCTGGATTCGAAAGTGGGGCCCCGCTCGAAGACTCGCTATCCAAGGCTTTCGGTTGCTCGTCTACGGTTCATACGTAGCGGCCGCGTCGTATGCAACGTTACTGATCCCTGGTATTTCGAACCCTGTGGTGGAACTCCTTCTAGGAGGCTGCGGTGCGATAATTGCGCTCGTAATCGCCTTTTTCTTATTCCGCCCAATGAAAGTTGACACGCGAAGCATGGTACACACGTGGAATTTGCTCAAAGGCACGGGAAGGGCCGCTAATTGA
- a CDS encoding glycosyltransferase has translation MFDLFRLAGTADVIVLSELSNQYAVLGWIAARIGHSVYVVDGFVGLYETRVLDWQKYSVNSLRARVLRLLDKIAVVLSSYYLVDTNVRAEQIFDSGACRTSVIALPVGAPDWAVPDDSPGTLSARQVRLLQYGNYAPLHGVDTVIDALAQVRSAGIDAHLVLVGDGPLRGVMEERLRSCGLLRYCTLIDRVAETSLPSLIHASDITLGIFGVSTKASSVIANKVWQGLAAGRPVITRTSPALAEIREIAGAQLIEVPAQNPRALAEAIIQACRSGMPRAYQGTAAALRDYVDLAFDSFLERLKSSVSARTHIGYADYDG, from the coding sequence GTGTTCGACCTCTTCAGGCTTGCTGGCACGGCCGATGTGATCGTGCTTTCGGAGTTGTCCAATCAGTACGCCGTTCTTGGTTGGATTGCAGCGCGCATCGGTCATTCGGTATACGTTGTCGACGGGTTCGTTGGACTTTATGAGACTCGTGTCTTGGATTGGCAGAAATATTCTGTGAATTCTCTGCGCGCACGGGTGCTACGACTTCTAGACAAAATCGCGGTCGTTCTGTCGTCGTATTACCTCGTTGACACAAACGTCCGTGCAGAACAGATCTTCGACTCCGGTGCTTGTAGAACGAGCGTTATAGCTTTGCCTGTTGGCGCGCCGGACTGGGCTGTGCCTGATGATTCTCCTGGCACTCTGAGCGCGAGGCAGGTTCGACTCCTTCAATATGGAAACTATGCGCCGCTTCACGGTGTGGACACTGTTATTGACGCGCTCGCGCAGGTGCGCTCGGCTGGCATAGATGCCCACCTTGTACTCGTGGGGGACGGCCCGCTGCGAGGCGTCATGGAAGAGCGGCTCCGCAGCTGTGGCTTGCTTAGGTATTGCACGCTGATAGACCGGGTCGCCGAAACGTCTCTTCCGAGCTTGATACACGCCTCGGACATCACGTTAGGTATCTTTGGGGTGTCAACCAAGGCAAGTTCAGTGATTGCAAACAAAGTGTGGCAGGGATTAGCCGCTGGCCGTCCGGTTATAACACGTACTAGCCCCGCACTCGCTGAAATCCGAGAGATCGCGGGGGCACAACTCATCGAGGTACCAGCTCAGAACCCACGCGCGCTCGCGGAGGCAATCATTCAGGCATGCCGCTCCGGAATGCCTCGTGCATATCAAGGAACCGCAGCGGCCCTAAGAGACTACGTAGATTTAGCATTCGATTCATTCCTTGAGCGGCTTAAGAGTAGTGTTTCTGCTCGCACACACATCGGGTACGCCGATTATGATGGATAG
- a CDS encoding O-antigen ligase family protein, translating to MLQLGIGVAAWVLGISVASVADVHQATRLVLATTALAIVVCQLVFSALQLVGIDPFPLPAEIATLMGSRVHGTLNHPNNLGKTLVLLAALVLPLIDDPSRQLRKLSLLTIAGCGLGVALTQGRANIAAFIIMITIRVIVMRGVGAVQRRVGFFFLLAVTIMPFIPEISARFLEDPGGGSRDHFMELAISQFERTPWWGIGPNEYVHVIGQYDALTAGGLPVHNSYMLAVVELGLVGATLMLFPLLAAIVRSLRECGRDGYRGRAAASSVAIGVGFVAIAATGWGALSGSILPLWLFTLAFLRPMKGQKLSSISQPQTLAVGEPSRGWA from the coding sequence ATGTTGCAACTAGGTATTGGCGTAGCGGCATGGGTGCTGGGCATCAGCGTCGCTTCCGTCGCGGACGTCCATCAAGCCACGCGACTGGTCCTCGCTACAACTGCGTTAGCAATCGTTGTTTGTCAACTGGTTTTCTCGGCTCTCCAACTTGTCGGCATAGATCCGTTCCCACTTCCGGCGGAGATAGCAACGCTAATGGGCAGCAGGGTTCATGGGACGCTAAATCACCCCAACAACTTGGGGAAGACTCTTGTTCTGCTAGCAGCTCTTGTACTTCCCTTGATCGACGATCCTTCGCGCCAGCTGCGAAAACTCAGTCTCCTCACCATCGCCGGGTGTGGTCTCGGCGTTGCGCTTACGCAGGGCCGAGCCAATATCGCTGCCTTCATAATCATGATCACAATACGGGTGATTGTGATGCGCGGAGTCGGCGCGGTCCAACGGCGTGTCGGCTTCTTCTTCCTACTTGCCGTCACGATCATGCCTTTTATTCCCGAGATCTCAGCACGTTTCCTAGAGGACCCCGGCGGTGGCTCGCGTGACCATTTCATGGAGCTCGCAATTTCTCAGTTTGAACGGACGCCATGGTGGGGGATCGGACCGAACGAGTATGTACATGTTATCGGTCAGTATGACGCGCTCACGGCGGGTGGCTTGCCAGTGCATAACAGTTACATGCTTGCGGTCGTCGAACTTGGCCTTGTTGGTGCGACTTTGATGCTATTTCCGCTTTTGGCAGCCATTGTTCGCTCGCTACGTGAATGCGGGCGCGACGGATATCGCGGACGCGCCGCAGCCTCCTCTGTTGCAATCGGCGTCGGGTTCGTGGCGATCGCGGCTACAGGTTGGGGGGCCCTTTCGGGAAGCATTCTTCCACTTTGGCTCTTCACACTGGCATTCTTGCGGCCCATGAAGGGACAAAAGTTGTCTTCCATTTCCCAACCTCAAACGCTAGCTGTGGGAGAACCTTCTCGCGGATGGGCGTGA
- a CDS encoding glycosyltransferase family 2 protein, with protein MTAQRHDGSARRDLADPSSRTTRSDVQTPGTCICIATYRRPLLLAQLLQSVAVSVEERTDGTPLPRVLVIDNDGSASAKEIVRAAPIMCDYIREPRPGIVAARNAALRNLTDAERWVIFVDDDEVVNPDWYSTLMAARRLRAAIVTGPVVPRFSPDTPKWITSGGFFQRPRRLTGDVNPHPATNNALVDRTFIKKLANPWFDEAYSITGGSDSDFFGRIVASGGTSVWCDEAIVSEDIPQQRANFRWIFRRNVRLGNVTRRVTLRDTNSLMIVILGTSRCLLGFFECTFDLTRGRVRQQSLAHFAKGIGMVRSIFGHNVSEYRR; from the coding sequence ATGACGGCTCAGAGGCATGATGGCAGCGCACGCCGAGACCTGGCAGATCCGAGCTCTCGGACGACGCGGTCAGACGTGCAAACTCCCGGCACGTGCATCTGTATCGCCACCTACCGACGTCCCCTCCTATTAGCGCAGCTGCTGCAATCCGTTGCAGTCAGCGTTGAAGAGCGTACGGACGGGACGCCGTTACCGCGAGTCCTCGTGATCGATAACGACGGCTCCGCGTCCGCGAAGGAGATTGTACGGGCAGCGCCCATTATGTGCGACTACATACGTGAACCAAGACCAGGCATTGTGGCGGCGAGAAATGCGGCCCTCCGGAACCTCACCGACGCTGAACGCTGGGTTATCTTCGTTGATGACGACGAAGTGGTGAACCCGGACTGGTACAGCACGCTAATGGCGGCCCGGCGCCTTCGGGCAGCCATTGTCACTGGTCCCGTTGTTCCGCGGTTCTCGCCTGATACCCCCAAGTGGATCACGAGCGGTGGTTTTTTTCAACGCCCGCGCCGCCTAACTGGCGACGTCAACCCGCATCCCGCAACAAATAATGCTCTTGTAGATCGGACGTTCATAAAAAAACTGGCAAACCCCTGGTTTGATGAAGCCTACTCCATCACAGGCGGCAGTGATTCCGACTTCTTCGGAAGAATTGTCGCGAGCGGCGGGACTTCCGTCTGGTGTGACGAGGCTATAGTCAGTGAGGATATTCCTCAACAACGGGCCAATTTTCGGTGGATATTTCGCCGTAATGTCAGACTCGGAAACGTAACCCGCAGAGTGACACTACGCGATACGAACTCTCTGATGATTGTCATACTCGGAACCTCTCGATGCCTCCTGGGATTCTTCGAATGCACATTCGATCTCACTCGCGGAAGGGTCCGGCAACAATCTCTAGCACATTTTGCAAAGGGGATCGGGATGGTGCGATCCATATTCGGACACAACGTTTCCGAGTATCGAAGATGA
- a CDS encoding glycosyltransferase family 2 protein, producing MIHAAMKISVVIPTTGRKSLARAVASVFAQEGAPPVQVIVVPDGPDARRAVAPGLAARPDLVVLNVVERIGGAACRNLGVQAADGELVAFLDDDDEWLPTKLRDQVAEFVSHAEAASEPIIGCFSVQRAESSEIDSRPVPARAPQQGQPLQDYLFLKRGIQVGRASLFTSTLLLSRQLAARVPWDPSLERHQDWDWLLRLQDAGSHVYLANCVGARIFVNSSASISASSNWQRSLRWVDDHGSNWNPITKADFIAGQPLRYALQARDLKGVGTVLARLLRSGRMPHIQTVMLGLAGIAGRQHLPALLQRSGRVQARQSSRSSRLVSDSQQ from the coding sequence ATGATTCATGCAGCAATGAAAATATCTGTCGTTATACCAACCACCGGTCGCAAGTCGCTGGCCCGCGCTGTTGCCAGCGTGTTCGCTCAAGAAGGCGCCCCGCCGGTGCAAGTCATCGTCGTCCCTGATGGCCCTGATGCACGTCGCGCGGTCGCTCCGGGGCTCGCCGCACGCCCCGACCTCGTCGTTCTCAACGTCGTTGAACGCATCGGGGGAGCGGCCTGCCGAAATCTGGGCGTGCAGGCAGCCGATGGCGAACTTGTCGCGTTCCTTGATGACGATGACGAGTGGTTGCCCACGAAGCTGAGGGATCAGGTCGCAGAGTTTGTGTCGCATGCCGAGGCTGCTTCTGAGCCCATAATTGGTTGCTTCTCCGTGCAGCGTGCAGAATCTAGCGAGATCGACAGCAGACCGGTACCGGCACGTGCACCGCAGCAGGGACAGCCTCTCCAAGACTATCTTTTTCTCAAACGCGGCATTCAGGTCGGACGGGCGAGCCTGTTCACTTCAACGCTCCTATTATCTCGACAACTAGCTGCGCGGGTTCCTTGGGACCCCTCGCTGGAACGCCACCAGGATTGGGACTGGCTGCTTCGCCTACAAGATGCTGGTAGCCATGTTTATCTCGCCAATTGTGTTGGCGCGCGGATCTTTGTCAATAGCAGCGCAAGTATCTCCGCGTCCAGCAACTGGCAACGTTCTCTCCGATGGGTCGACGACCACGGATCGAATTGGAACCCGATTACCAAGGCCGACTTCATTGCCGGCCAGCCGTTGCGCTACGCCTTGCAAGCCCGAGACTTAAAAGGCGTCGGGACTGTTCTCGCCCGCTTGTTGCGTTCTGGGCGGATGCCACACATCCAAACTGTAATGCTTGGTCTAGCAGGGATAGCTGGTCGTCAACACCTTCCTGCCCTTCTGCAGCGTTCCGGGCGTGTGCAGGCGAGGCAATCGAGTCGGTCCTCCCGCTTGGTTAGTGACTCGCAACAATGA
- a CDS encoding polysaccharide biosynthesis tyrosine autokinase gives MELRDYLRIMRAHWIGIVLLTLLGIAVAAGWTLVQPRIYTATTSGFVSIPQVAAEDTGTALTGNQLAMAKVKSFVDVGTWRSVADYAIDELHLKTSPEDLVKQVDVTNPLDTVIIQVSANATTPEAARDLAEAWVRGMQNQIAQIEGNGADDSSAVTLIPGDSAQLPAFPSSPNVKLALALGALLGLAVGVGYAVLRHVLDRRLHDPRDIEHQTGATVVGTIPLEKSLTVERGVLTFNGSRQAQNSTIVAESMRELRTNLQFMDVDHPPRVVVVTSPLPGDGKSTTAANLAVSLAATGQRVMLIDADLRRPVVASMFGLPEGAGLSDLLAGRAALADVVHVPDPSGNLVVLPAGRIPPNPSEMLGSHRMRELLTSLSKEAMIIIDSPPTVPVTDAAVLSTSADGALVVVSAGRTTYDVLQKALENLHRAHGKVLGVVLNKMPRKGAGSGYYYGYGYYYSEDEGAAPTGTPGKPAKATKATKATAESAGPRRASAPAASASATRAVAPEAAPAARPVRSESAAPLPAKPGTSVEDLLGLS, from the coding sequence ATGGAGCTACGTGACTACCTGCGGATCATGCGCGCCCATTGGATCGGGATCGTGCTTCTGACGCTGCTCGGCATCGCGGTCGCCGCCGGCTGGACGCTTGTTCAGCCGCGCATTTACACCGCGACGACAAGCGGGTTCGTGTCGATTCCGCAAGTCGCCGCCGAAGACACGGGCACCGCTCTGACCGGCAATCAGCTGGCCATGGCGAAGGTCAAGTCGTTCGTCGACGTGGGCACCTGGCGGTCGGTCGCCGACTACGCCATCGACGAACTGCACCTCAAGACCAGCCCCGAAGACCTCGTCAAGCAGGTCGACGTCACGAACCCGCTCGACACGGTCATCATCCAGGTATCGGCCAATGCCACGACGCCCGAAGCGGCACGCGACCTCGCCGAAGCCTGGGTGCGCGGCATGCAGAACCAGATCGCCCAGATCGAGGGCAACGGCGCCGACGACTCGTCGGCGGTCACCCTCATCCCCGGCGACAGCGCTCAGTTGCCGGCTTTCCCCTCCTCCCCCAACGTCAAGCTCGCACTCGCCCTGGGAGCGCTCCTCGGCCTCGCAGTCGGCGTCGGCTACGCCGTGCTGCGCCACGTGCTCGATCGCCGCCTGCACGACCCGCGCGACATCGAGCATCAGACCGGTGCGACCGTGGTCGGCACCATTCCGCTCGAGAAGTCGCTGACTGTTGAGCGCGGTGTATTGACCTTCAACGGCTCGCGCCAGGCGCAGAATTCCACGATCGTCGCGGAGTCGATGCGCGAGTTGCGCACGAACCTGCAGTTCATGGATGTCGACCATCCTCCGCGCGTCGTTGTCGTCACCAGTCCTCTGCCCGGCGACGGCAAGTCGACCACTGCGGCAAACCTCGCCGTGAGCCTCGCCGCCACCGGCCAACGCGTCATGCTCATCGACGCCGACCTGCGTCGGCCCGTTGTCGCATCGATGTTCGGCCTACCCGAGGGGGCCGGCCTCAGCGACCTACTCGCCGGACGGGCCGCTCTCGCCGACGTCGTGCACGTCCCCGACCCGTCGGGCAACCTCGTTGTGCTGCCGGCCGGCCGCATTCCTCCCAACCCCAGTGAGATGCTCGGCTCGCACCGCATGCGCGAGCTGCTCACGTCGCTGAGCAAAGAGGCGATGATCATCATCGACTCGCCGCCCACCGTGCCTGTCACCGACGCGGCCGTGCTCTCGACCTCGGCCGATGGCGCACTGGTCGTCGTCTCAGCCGGACGCACCACCTACGACGTGCTGCAGAAGGCCCTCGAGAACCTGCACCGCGCCCACGGCAAGGTGCTCGGCGTGGTACTCAACAAGATGCCCCGCAAGGGCGCCGGTTCAGGCTACTACTACGGCTACGGCTACTACTACAGCGAAGACGAGGGCGCAGCGCCCACAGGCACGCCGGGCAAGCCCGCGAAGGCGACGAAGGCGACGAAGGCTACTGCGGAGTCCGCCGGTCCGCGACGCGCCAGCGCGCCCGCAGCTTCGGCTTCAGCGACGCGCGCCGTCGCTCCTGAGGCAGCGCCCGCGGCTCGGCCCGTGCGATCTGAGTCAGCCGCTCCCCTTCCGGCGAAGCCGGGCACGAGCGTCGAAGACCTGCTCGGCCTGTCGTGA
- a CDS encoding DUF4012 domain-containing protein has protein sequence MSDSALPRPARIAGTVLVWVLGAVLVLALAATAWVTVRGVLAYTHLQKAQSTALQVKDHLTDTGAASSSIASLSADTAAARRLTSDPVWRASEMLPWVGPQLSAVSTVASTIDDVASTALHPLTQVAASFSIDSLRPKDGKIDLASFTSIQSAATTAATGITSAAASIDGIDRAPLVAPLRNAVDQVGDLLDQTEQATASLTRVSALLPAMLGADGDRNYLVLFQNNAELRSLGGVPGAMALIHTHDGAMTMTAQAAATDFPVADTSVVPLGKEIVGIFGERPGRWMQNITQVPDFAITGQLARTMWANEHDGQKVDGVLSIDPIALSYLLKATGPVKLATGDTLTSNNAVSLLLNDVYKRYTDPREQDAFFAAAAASVFSALAQGNADPGALVTALTRAGDEHRLLIWSAHHDDQKLLADTTLAGGLPETDATTARFGVYLNAGTASKMDYYLRDDISVDWGTCSVSSSGEASGTATLAVKLKSEAPKDAASLPSYIAGTGNRGPTPGTIRTVVYLYLPEPVQLVDAKLSTGDGFGGGFHDGRHVLSYTVDLKPGKSATATITVKASGGVPSTLAVDATPTVVSRDTVGLSSVCK, from the coding sequence GTGAGTGACTCGGCCCTACCCCGCCCGGCGCGGATCGCCGGCACCGTCCTCGTCTGGGTTCTCGGCGCCGTCCTCGTGCTCGCGCTCGCCGCCACCGCGTGGGTCACGGTGCGCGGTGTTCTCGCCTACACCCACCTGCAGAAGGCACAGTCCACCGCCCTACAGGTCAAAGACCACCTCACCGATACCGGGGCCGCCTCGTCCTCAATTGCCTCGCTGTCGGCCGACACGGCCGCCGCCCGTCGGCTGACCTCTGACCCCGTGTGGCGCGCGAGCGAGATGCTGCCCTGGGTCGGTCCGCAGCTGTCGGCCGTGTCGACCGTGGCCTCGACCATCGACGACGTCGCGTCGACGGCGCTTCACCCGCTCACCCAGGTCGCCGCATCGTTCTCCATCGACTCGCTGCGCCCCAAAGACGGCAAGATCGACCTGGCGAGCTTCACGTCGATCCAGTCGGCGGCGACGACGGCGGCCACCGGCATCACCTCGGCCGCGGCATCCATCGACGGCATCGACCGCGCCCCGCTGGTCGCACCGCTGCGCAACGCCGTCGACCAGGTCGGTGATCTGCTCGACCAGACCGAGCAGGCCACGGCATCCCTCACCCGCGTGTCGGCGTTGCTGCCGGCCATGCTCGGCGCCGACGGTGACCGCAATTATCTGGTGCTCTTCCAGAACAACGCCGAGCTGCGCTCGCTGGGCGGCGTGCCCGGCGCCATGGCCCTCATCCACACCCACGACGGCGCCATGACGATGACCGCGCAGGCCGCGGCGACCGACTTTCCGGTTGCCGATACATCGGTGGTGCCGCTGGGGAAGGAAATCGTTGGTATTTTCGGAGAGCGCCCCGGCCGCTGGATGCAGAACATCACGCAGGTGCCTGATTTCGCGATTACCGGGCAACTCGCGCGCACGATGTGGGCGAACGAGCACGATGGGCAGAAGGTCGACGGGGTGCTGTCGATCGACCCGATCGCGCTGTCCTACCTACTCAAGGCCACCGGGCCGGTGAAGCTCGCCACCGGCGATACGCTCACCAGCAATAACGCCGTCTCGCTGTTGCTAAACGACGTGTACAAGCGCTACACCGATCCGCGCGAGCAAGACGCGTTCTTCGCTGCGGCGGCCGCATCGGTGTTCAGCGCCCTCGCACAGGGCAATGCCGACCCCGGCGCGCTGGTGACAGCGCTTACCCGCGCAGGTGACGAGCACCGACTGCTCATCTGGAGCGCCCATCACGACGACCAGAAGCTGCTGGCCGACACGACGCTCGCAGGTGGGCTACCGGAGACGGACGCCACGACCGCGCGCTTCGGTGTGTATCTCAACGCCGGCACCGCCTCAAAGATGGACTACTACCTGCGCGACGACATCTCCGTCGACTGGGGCACGTGCTCGGTCTCCTCGTCGGGCGAGGCATCGGGCACCGCGACGCTGGCGGTCAAGCTGAAGAGCGAGGCGCCGAAGGATGCGGCGTCGTTGCCTAGCTACATCGCGGGTACCGGCAACCGCGGCCCCACTCCCGGAACGATCCGCACGGTGGTGTATCTGTATCTTCCCGAGCCGGTGCAGCTCGTCGACGCGAAGCTGTCGACCGGCGATGGATTCGGCGGCGGCTTTCACGACGGGCGGCACGTGCTGAGCTACACGGTCGATCTGAAACCCGGCAAGTCGGCCACCGCCACGATCACGGTGAAGGCGAGCGGCGG